AGTTTATCTATTGATGCGATCGAATTGGAATTAAATCCGCTGCCCTTACTTTTAGGTCTGCCGCTGCCAGTTGATGTCAAGTTAATTAATCCCAGTATTTATCTGGATCAGGATAGAAATGGTCAATGGCTCGATAATTTAGAAAAAATAGCTAGTAACTTAGATCGGGAGGCACCTATTAAGTTAAATCTGGGGTTTCAGGTGGAGAAGGGAGCTATTACTATCCAACCCTATGCCCTGAAAAAACCGATAGAAATTAAGGCCGATGGTCAAGGAAGATTTATTGATAATCAAGAGCAGCCTCTCAGTTACGATTTTAGCGCAGAAATCCTCAAAAGTCAAGTAAAAATACAAGGAGAAACGGCGTTAAAAACGGGTGAAAGTCAAACTAATTTTCAGATCGATAGTTTAAACTTAAGTGAACTATTAACTTTAATTCCTGAGGGCAATTTCCGATTAAATCAAGGTCAAGTAAATGCTAATATTGCTCTCAATATTCCCAGTTGGGCAAAGCTAAATCAAAGTCAAGGTAATGGCAATTTTCAGGTGAGGGAAGTAGGGGGAAAATTCCAACCTTTCCAGTATCCAATTAAGCTAACAACTAAGTTAAATTTACAGGGAGATAAAGTATTAGTTGAACAAGCGATCGCCAGTATTGGCAAGATTAAAACTGAGGTAAAGGGAGAAGTAAATTGGCAAACTGGTTATCATCTCAAGGTCGCTCTAGAATCGGTGGATTTACAACAGCTTTTAAGAATTATTTATCTGCAATCACCTCTAGATTTACGGGGAGAGGCAAAATCTACTTTTCAAGTGACGGGAAAATTAGATCAACCTCTAATTAAAGGAACCGTTAGCAACAGCAAACCGATTATTTTTGAGAAAATTACTATTCAATCAATAACCAGTAATTTTCAAACAAATCTCAATAGTCTTAATTTAGATAAAATTCAAATTAAACCCGTCGCAGGTGGAGAAATTAAAGGAGAAGGAAAATTACAGTTAAATATTCTGCAATCCTTGCAAAAAAATCAACCTCTTGACGGAACAAAAATGCCGATTAATTTAAATTTAAAAGCGCATTTTCCCACGAAAAAAATTATATCTCAATTGGCAACAATTCCCGCTCAAATTAATATAAGCGATCTGCAAGCTAACATCAAAGCTAGAGGTAGTTTAGGACTGCCTCAATTATTAATTAATTGGCAAATACCCAGGGTTAATCAGTCAGGATTAGTCAATGTTGCTGGGGAGGGCAAAGTATTTTTAGGTGGCAACAAAATAAATTTAACCGATACGGTAATTAAAACAAATGGCGGCAGAATACAGATTAATGGTAATGGTGATTTTACTAGCAAATTAGTCCAGGCAAAAATCACGGGTAATAATTTTTTATTGACTCCTTTTCTGCCTATCGTTTGTCAATATGTAGATAGTATTTGCCCCTACCTAGAAACCTTAGAGCCGTTAAATTTAGAGACAGCTAATATTCAATTTAGTGGCAAAATTGACCAACTTAATGTTAATAGTTTAAACGGAATTGCTAACTTAGAAATTAGCGGTAAACAAGGCACAATTTTAGTCAATAGTCAAGTATTGCAAGGAAATCTTCAGGCTAACGCTTTCTTAGCGGGATTGCCGATTAATTCCCTATTGCCTAACTTACCAACTCAGGTTAAACTATTGCGATCGCAGATTAATTTACAAGGTTATTTAGGGGAATTACTGAATAATAAAAATAATATTTTCAGCAGTTGGCAAGGTCAAGGTAATATACAGTTATTAGTAGATAATAATCCTTTAATTGCCACAGCCAAACTGAATCGAGGTTTTCTGACAGGAACAGTCAACACCGGGGGGATTAGTCTCAATCCTCTAGTGGAAAATTTAACAGTTCCCGTCAGTTTAGGCAGGACAAAAATTAACTTTACTGGTAGAATAAATTCTCTGATTAGTGGTACTTTAACAGATTTACAAACTTGGCGCGGAGAGGGAGATATACAGTTATTTGTCAATAGTCAATCCCTAAGAACGATAGCCCAACTGGAACAAGGTATTTTAAGCGGTATAGTTAATACGGCTGGGATTAACTTAAATCCGTTTTTACCCAAGATAAATATTCCTATTAGTCTAGGAAAAACCCAAGTCAATTTCACGGGTGCAATCAATAATTTACTAGCGGGAAAAATCCCTAATTTTTCCACCGTCAATGCTAGGGTAAATACTCGCTTAATAGTAGATAATAATCCGATCAATACTGCTATTCAATTAAACAACGGAATTTTTAATATTTTCAGTAGCTTAGAGAGTTTTCAGACTAATATTCCCCTAGCGTTGAATATTGATCAAGGGAGTTTTCAAGCAGCGGGAAATGCCCAAACTATTTTCGACTCCCTGCTAGAAAAACGACTCAACTTAAGCAGTGTCAAAGCAGTTTTCAACTCTCGTATTAATGTAGCTAAAGGAGAAATTAAAGCTAAGGCACAACTGAATAATAATTTATGGCAAAGTGATATTATTGCCGCTAATCTCGATCCCGCTGCCGTACTAGGGCAATTACCAGGAATAAAATCAATCTCGATTCCTAACTTAGATTTTAGGGCCAATTTAGCGGGAAACATTCAAGAAATTTGGCAGGGAGTAACACCAATTCAAGTTAATAATCTTTCGGCACAGTGGGGAGAAAATAACTTTGATGTGCGAGGAAATATTCTTTTAGCTAATCTTATCAGTCAACCCGATATCGCTGAGGTTAACTTAAATCTACAGGCAAAAACTGACTTTTCTACTGTACCGCTAACGCAGATTATATCGCTTTTACCGATTGATTCTAACCTAAAACCCAGAGAATCGACACTGACAGGGATCGGAGAATTTCAAGGAAAAATCACAGGAAAAAATCTCTTAACTGCGTGGCAAAAAGTGGGAAATATAGAAATCAAAGGAGATATAAATTTAGCTAACTTTAGCATTAATGATCGACCCTTTGAACCTATCTTAAAAGGAAGTATGCAAGCAGGAATCGGTCAAAATATTAGTTTAAATCTGCGGGGAAATCAGGACATTATTGACCTAACTTTCGATCCTTGTCAACAAAAGAATTGTCTGCTGCCCTATCTTCCCTTAGCGATAAATATTCGCCAAGCTTTCGGAAATAAAACTCCTTTTCTAGCAACAGCTAAACGAAGCGGAGAAAATTTAAATGTTCAGATTGCCGATTTTCCCCTAGAAATCCTGAAAATATCTGCCGCGGCAGCCTACAATGTTCCGGGGATTATTGCTGGACAAGTGAATGCTAATCTAGACATCAATTTATTTAACTTACAGGGACAGGGACAACTAGAGATTAATCAACCTAGTTTAGGTAACTTAATCGGGAAAAAATTAACGGCAAAGTTGCTTTATCGGGATTCCATAGTTCAACTGCAAGCGGGGAGTTTACAAGCGGGTGCAAGTCAATATAATCTGCAAGGTTTATTTAATTGGCAAACCCAAGCAATAGAAGCTAAACTGAGGGTAGATCAAGGTTATATTCAAGATTTATTATCGGTTGCTAGTATCTATGATTTAACCAGTTTAATCAACCTTTTCTCCTCCGAGAATAACCAGACTATTCAACTTAGTCCCCTAGAAGTAGGTAATCCCGAAGCTTCCCTAGCACAACAGGTAAATTTGCGGGCAAAAATTGAAGAAATAATCCAGCAATTAGCACAGGAAAGAGGGGTAGTCGGGATACCTTCCGAACTAGATTTTCGCGGCCGTTATCAAGCAAATATAGCCTTAACTGGGACTTTAAAAAATCCCGATCTTAGCGTACAATTTCAGGGCAATCGATGGGAATGGCGACCCCAAAGACCGACAGTAAATATTGTTAACCCTCTGGGAATTGTCACCACCGATACCCAGTTAATTCCGATTGATGAAGTAACAATTAATCTTACCTTAAATCGTCAGTTGCTCAGGATAGAACCGATTAGATTAAAGTCACGAGATTCTTCCGTATTCTTAGCGGGTGATTTTTCCCTAAACAAAGTAGAGGGAACTTTTGCCGTGGAAAATCTTTCTCTCGATCTCTTGAGAAATTTTGTGCAGTTTCCCTTGGATGTATCCGGTAGTCTAAAAACTCAAGGACAAATTACAGGAACTTTATTAAATCCTCGTCTTCAGGGTAACTTTGCCTTTATTGATGGTGCAATTAATGCCCAAAATATTAATCAAGATATAATTGGTTTATTTACCTATAATCAGTATCGTTTTGATTTGCGGACAACCTCCTCCGAATCAATCCAACTCTATGCCAGCATTCCCTATCCTCCCTTACCCGGTGATGATCAATTAAAAATCCAAGCAAAATTGGGAACCGATGCACTCAAATTAATTGAAGCTATCAGTCAAAACACCATCGAATGGGTTAACGGTGAGGGAGAGGTAGTTCTTTCAGCGACGGGAAGATTAGATATAAAAGAGGGTTTAAAAATCAAAGATTTAGAAGCAAATGGTATAGTTACTCTCGATAATGCCGCTATCCGTAGTGTTACTTTTCCAGAGATTTTAACCGTAAATGGCCGCATTGGGTTAACCCCTGAAAGCTTAACAGTACAGGAATTAGAAGGCTCGATCGCTGACAGACAAATTTCTGTAGTGGGAGTTTTACCTTTCTTTCAAGCCATCAAAAATAATCCTCATCCCTTAACAGTTAATATTCAAGAGGGAGATATAGCAATTAATGGTCTTTATCGGGGATTAATTGCTGGGAATGCCATGGTAACGGGAACAATTCAGCAACCAATTATCGGGGGAAATTTGCGTCTTTCTCGCGGTAAAGTTTTTCTTCCTCGCACAGCAGAAGTTAATCAAGAAACGGATAAACCAGTGAGTCGCTGGCTGCAGCCTCTCAACATTCCTCAGACGACTAATATTACTCCGGTTTTAAATAATTTTCAAGTGTCTTTAGCGGGATTATCAATCGAACAAGAACCTTTGTATCAATTTGATTTTAGTGGTGCTTTAACCTTGAACGGTTCCCTCACACCACTGGAGAAATTACAAACTAATGGAGTAATTAATCTCGATCGAGGACGGGTTAGTTACATCGATACTCGTTTTCTTCTTAACCGACGTAATCAAAATGTTATTGTTTTCGATTCTAGTCGTGGGTTGGGACTTTTTAATCCCTTTGTTGATATTCAACTGCGAACAATTCTCAGCGAATTTTCTCAATCTCGTGATTTTGCAATCTCCCGTCCGGGGGGGGATTTTCCTAGTAATGAAATTCCCGATGATAGCCTCAATCGCATTCAAAGGATCGATGTCACTCTCAGCGTTGAAGGGGAATTAAACCGCTTGCTACCAAATTTAGGTCGTAATATCAATGAAGTGTGCCAAATTCGTCCCGATAGTCCACCTTTTCCCCTAGAGGAAAACTATACAGATGCAGAATTACAAAAAGCCGCTAATTGTCTACAAGCATTGGCTTTTGCTGGGGGTAAAGATGAGGGATTGCTTAATACTCCCCTAGTTAAATTAACCAGCACTCCCCCCCGCAGCCAAGGAGAAATTGTTCGACTTTTGGGGGAACAATTGCTGTCGGTTTTTAATGGTTTACAGGGGAAAAATACGGAACAATTAATTCAGTTTGGAGTGGTTCAGTTGGCGATTCCCCTCTTAGCCCAAGGATTCGTGTATGATGTGGAGAATGCGGTTAGTAATGCGATCGGGGCAACGGATTTTAATATTCTTCCCAATTTGGAAACCGTCTATCGAGTTAATTCCCAGTCTTTTATCCGCTTCTCCTACGATTATAATTTGAATGAGTTTACCGTCCGCTATCAAACTCAATTTTAAAGTCAGATGGCTGGATAAAGAGGTAAAATCGGGTTATACTTAATTACTAGGAGAAACCCTATAGCTAGATCTAGCAGTTATTTTAATGGTGAGGTATGAGATTTTCGGTTTGGGGAGATGGGAGACAGGAAACGATGCCCTATTAGGTTACACTTCATCTTGACCAGAAACGCTGTAGGAAATAAAAAATAGTCTTTTGTTACTTTTTACTTGATCTTCCATGATTATTCGCGAGGCTAAAGAGACAGATTTACCAACAATTATCGATATCTATAATGCTGCTGTTCCCACTCGCAAGGCAACCGCAGATTTAAAGCCTATTTCCCTCGAAAGTCGGCGAGAATGGTTTAAAAAGCACGATCCTGAACAGTATCCCATCTGGGTAATAGCACTCGAAGGTCGGGTGGTGGGTTGGCTGAGTTTACAGATGTTTTATGGTCGTGTCGCTTACCAAAAAACGGCAGAGGTTAGTTTATATATTGCCCCCGATTATCAAGGTCGTGGCATCGGTAAATTATTAGTAGAATATGCTCTGAATTGCTGTCCAAAATTGGGTATATCTAATCTTATCTGTATTATTTTTGCCCACAATCAAGCCAGTATTCGTCTCTTTGAAAAATTCGGCTTTCAACGATGGGGTTATTTACCTCAAATTGCCGAACTAGACGATTTTCTGGCTGATGTGGTCATTTTAGGGAAAAAAATCGCTTAAATAGGCAATTCTCCCCATAGCTAGACTAAATTCTAGACTTAATTGAATATCAATATTTTCCGGTTCCCCTAGAGATGATTTCTGGGTGAGAGAAAAGAGATAGTCTTTATGGATATTCCTTACTCTTTATGCTAAATTAACACACAAAATGCCAAGACAACATACTTCTAATACTAAATCTTGTT
This portion of the Microcystis aeruginosa NIES-2549 genome encodes:
- a CDS encoding translocation/assembly module TamB domain-containing protein, coding for MSNSPGDPSPRPHLFLSIGRFLRRPSTLIVGGITLLGITSLGYFTTRYLVYERLTPILDNIFSEMLHRPVRVGKIEGFYFNRIRMGKSEIPATANSADSLSIDAIELELNPLPLLLGLPLPVDVKLINPSIYLDQDRNGQWLDNLEKIASNLDREAPIKLNLGFQVEKGAITIQPYALKKPIEIKADGQGRFIDNQEQPLSYDFSAEILKSQVKIQGETALKTGESQTNFQIDSLNLSELLTLIPEGNFRLNQGQVNANIALNIPSWAKLNQSQGNGNFQVREVGGKFQPFQYPIKLTTKLNLQGDKVLVEQAIASIGKIKTEVKGEVNWQTGYHLKVALESVDLQQLLRIIYLQSPLDLRGEAKSTFQVTGKLDQPLIKGTVSNSKPIIFEKITIQSITSNFQTNLNSLNLDKIQIKPVAGGEIKGEGKLQLNILQSLQKNQPLDGTKMPINLNLKAHFPTKKIISQLATIPAQINISDLQANIKARGSLGLPQLLINWQIPRVNQSGLVNVAGEGKVFLGGNKINLTDTVIKTNGGRIQINGNGDFTSKLVQAKITGNNFLLTPFLPIVCQYVDSICPYLETLEPLNLETANIQFSGKIDQLNVNSLNGIANLEISGKQGTILVNSQVLQGNLQANAFLAGLPINSLLPNLPTQVKLLRSQINLQGYLGELLNNKNNIFSSWQGQGNIQLLVDNNPLIATAKLNRGFLTGTVNTGGISLNPLVENLTVPVSLGRTKINFTGRINSLISGTLTDLQTWRGEGDIQLFVNSQSLRTIAQLEQGILSGIVNTAGINLNPFLPKINIPISLGKTQVNFTGAINNLLAGKIPNFSTVNARVNTRLIVDNNPINTAIQLNNGIFNIFSSLESFQTNIPLALNIDQGSFQAAGNAQTIFDSLLEKRLNLSSVKAVFNSRINVAKGEIKAKAQLNNNLWQSDIIAANLDPAAVLGQLPGIKSISIPNLDFRANLAGNIQEIWQGVTPIQVNNLSAQWGENNFDVRGNILLANLISQPDIAEVNLNLQAKTDFSTVPLTQIISLLPIDSNLKPRESTLTGIGEFQGKITGKNLLTAWQKVGNIEIKGDINLANFSINDRPFEPILKGSMQAGIGQNISLNLRGNQDIIDLTFDPCQQKNCLLPYLPLAINIRQAFGNKTPFLATAKRSGENLNVQIADFPLEILKISAAAAYNVPGIIAGQVNANLDINLFNLQGQGQLEINQPSLGNLIGKKLTAKLLYRDSIVQLQAGSLQAGASQYNLQGLFNWQTQAIEAKLRVDQGYIQDLLSVASIYDLTSLINLFSSENNQTIQLSPLEVGNPEASLAQQVNLRAKIEEIIQQLAQERGVVGIPSELDFRGRYQANIALTGTLKNPDLSVQFQGNRWEWRPQRPTVNIVNPLGIVTTDTQLIPIDEVTINLTLNRQLLRIEPIRLKSRDSSVFLAGDFSLNKVEGTFAVENLSLDLLRNFVQFPLDVSGSLKTQGQITGTLLNPRLQGNFAFIDGAINAQNINQDIIGLFTYNQYRFDLRTTSSESIQLYASIPYPPLPGDDQLKIQAKLGTDALKLIEAISQNTIEWVNGEGEVVLSATGRLDIKEGLKIKDLEANGIVTLDNAAIRSVTFPEILTVNGRIGLTPESLTVQELEGSIADRQISVVGVLPFFQAIKNNPHPLTVNIQEGDIAINGLYRGLIAGNAMVTGTIQQPIIGGNLRLSRGKVFLPRTAEVNQETDKPVSRWLQPLNIPQTTNITPVLNNFQVSLAGLSIEQEPLYQFDFSGALTLNGSLTPLEKLQTNGVINLDRGRVSYIDTRFLLNRRNQNVIVFDSSRGLGLFNPFVDIQLRTILSEFSQSRDFAISRPGGDFPSNEIPDDSLNRIQRIDVTLSVEGELNRLLPNLGRNINEVCQIRPDSPPFPLEENYTDAELQKAANCLQALAFAGGKDEGLLNTPLVKLTSTPPRSQGEIVRLLGEQLLSVFNGLQGKNTEQLIQFGVVQLAIPLLAQGFVYDVENAVSNAIGATDFNILPNLETVYRVNSQSFIRFSYDYNLNEFTVRYQTQF
- a CDS encoding GNAT family N-acetyltransferase — protein: MIIREAKETDLPTIIDIYNAAVPTRKATADLKPISLESRREWFKKHDPEQYPIWVIALEGRVVGWLSLQMFYGRVAYQKTAEVSLYIAPDYQGRGIGKLLVEYALNCCPKLGISNLICIIFAHNQASIRLFEKFGFQRWGYLPQIAELDDFLADVVILGKKIA